Proteins from a single region of Echeneis naucrates chromosome 14, fEcheNa1.1, whole genome shotgun sequence:
- the vps26bl gene encoding vacuolar protein sorting-associated protein 26B-like, translating to MSFFGFGQSAEIDIVLNDAETRKKAEHKSEDGRKDKYFLFYDGETVSGKVNVTLKYHGKRLEHNGIKIEFIGQIELYYDRGNHHEFVSLVKDLARPGELTQSQTFDFEFTHVEKPYESYTGQNVKLRYFLRAAVSRRLNDISKEQDIVVHTLSTYPELNSSIKMEVGIEDCLHIEFEYNKSKYHLKDVIVGKIYFLLVRIKIRHMEIDIIKRETTGTGPNIYHENDTIAKYEIMDGAPVRGESIPIRLFLAGYEMTPTMRDINKKFSVRYYLNLVLIDEEERRYFKQQEITLWRKGDIVRKSMSHQAVIASQRFEGSSNQEKPRSQSHNEDDS from the exons ATGAGCTTCTTCGGCTTCGGCCAAAGTGCGGAAATCGACATAGTTCTGAATGACGCCGAGACGAGAAAGAAAGCTGAGCACAAGAGCGAAGACGGCAGGAAGgacaaatattttctcttctatGACGGAGAGACGGTGTCGGGGAAAGTGAACGTGACGCTGAAGTACCATGGCAAGAGGCTGGAGCACAACGGCATCAAGATCGAGTTCATCGGCCAGATAG AGCTGTACTATGACAGAGGGAACCACCATGAGTTTGTGTCTCTTGTAAAAGACTTGGCTCGGCCTGGGGAGCTCACCCAGTCGCAGACATTCGATTTTGAGTTCACACATGTGGAGAAACCCTACGAATCATACACTGGTCAAAACGTCAAGTTACG ATACTTTCTTCGGGCAGCAGTAAGCCGAAGACTGAATGATATTAGCAAAGAGCAGGATATTGTCGTCCACACCCTCAGCACCTACCCTGAGCTCAACTCCTCCATCAAGATGGAAGTGGGGATTGAGGACTGTCTACACATAGAGTTTGAGTACAATAAATCAAA GTATCACCTCAAAGATGTGATTGTTGGGAAAATTTACTTTCTGCTGGTAAGGATTAAGATCAGACACATGGAAATTGATATCATCAAACGGGAGACAACTGGCACAGGACCCAACATCTACCATGAGAATGACACCATAGCCAAGTATGAAATCATGGATGGTGCCCCAGTCAGAG GAGAGTCCATCCCCATCAGGCTGTTTCTGGCAGGCTATGAGATGACACCCACCATGAGGGATATTAACAAGAAGTTCTCTGTGCGGTACTACCTCAACCTGGTTCTCATCGATGAGGAAGAAAGACGCTATTTCAAACAGCAG gagATCACTCTGTGGAGAAAAGGTGACATAGTGAGGAAGAGCATGTCTCACCAAGCAGTCATCGCCTCACAGCGCTTCGAAGGCTCCTCCAATCAAGAAAAGCCCCGATCTCAGAGCCACAACGAAGATGACAGTTAA
- the jam3b gene encoding junctional adhesion molecule 3B isoform X1 translates to MYGQSKHCIDSKMAKPRLACLLALLSTHCCVSVMAVVLRTSDNSPWTNEFDKIELSCLIESISTINPRIEWKKITNDGPSYVYFDKKISGDLENRAVIREPATLVINNATRSDTAKYRCEVTAADDQKSFDEIVIDLVVRVKPVVPKCSVPKSMPFGKSAELSCVEEEGFPKSQYQWFKNREEIPDDPKTSLKFFNSSYTLNAETGTLKFSAVRKEDAGEYFCRAKNDAGYAECPPQKMEVYDINVVGIILGVLVVVVVLLFITAGICCAYKRGYFSTHKQTGNNYKVPAKGDGVDYARTEDEGDFRHKSSFVI, encoded by the exons GCTGCGTAAGTGTGATGGCAGTGGTGCTGAGAACAAGTGACAACTCACCATGGACCAACGAGTTTGACA aaatCGAGTTGTCATGTTTGATTGAGTCTATCTCAACAATCAATCCCAGAATTGAATGGAAGAAGATAACAAATGACGGACCTAGTTACGTTTACTTTGACAAGAAGATCTCAG GTGACCTCGAGAACAGAGCAGTGATCAGAGAACCTGCCACGCTCGTCATCAACAATGCCACCAGATCAGACACAGCAAAATATCGCTGTGAGGTCACTGCCGCTGATGACCAGAAGTCATTTGATGAGATTGTGATTGACCTTGTTGTAAGAG TGAAGCCGGTGGTGCCAAAATGCAGTGTCCCGAAATCAATGCCTTTTGGGAAgtcagctgagctgagctgcgtggaggaggagggtttcCCCAAGTCTCAATACCAGTGGTTTAAGAACAGGGAGGAGATTCCTGATGACCCAAAGACCAGCCTCAAGTTCTTCAACTCCTCGTACACGCTCAACGCAGAAACAGGAACTCTG AAGTTCAGTGCTGTCAGAAAAGAAGATGCAGGGGAGTATTTCTGCCGAGCGAAGAATGACGCAGGATATGCTGAGTGTCCACCACAGAAGATGgaagtgt ATGATATCAACGTTGTGGGGATCATACTGGGAGTGCTGGTGGTGGTTGTAGTGCTGCTGTTTATAACAGCGGGGATCTGCTGTGCGTACAAGCGAGGCTACTTCTCTACTCACAAACAGACAGGGAACAA TTACAAAGTTCCAGCTAAAGGAGATGGGGTGGACTACGCCAGGACGGAAGATGAG GGAGATTTCCGGCACAAGTCATCATTTGTTATCTGA
- the jam3b gene encoding junctional adhesion molecule 3B isoform X2 codes for MAVVLRTSDNSPWTNEFDKIELSCLIESISTINPRIEWKKITNDGPSYVYFDKKISGDLENRAVIREPATLVINNATRSDTAKYRCEVTAADDQKSFDEIVIDLVVRVKPVVPKCSVPKSMPFGKSAELSCVEEEGFPKSQYQWFKNREEIPDDPKTSLKFFNSSYTLNAETGTLKFSAVRKEDAGEYFCRAKNDAGYAECPPQKMEVYDINVVGIILGVLVVVVVLLFITAGICCAYKRGYFSTHKQTGNNYKVPAKGDGVDYARTEDEGDFRHKSSFVI; via the exons ATGGCAGTGGTGCTGAGAACAAGTGACAACTCACCATGGACCAACGAGTTTGACA aaatCGAGTTGTCATGTTTGATTGAGTCTATCTCAACAATCAATCCCAGAATTGAATGGAAGAAGATAACAAATGACGGACCTAGTTACGTTTACTTTGACAAGAAGATCTCAG GTGACCTCGAGAACAGAGCAGTGATCAGAGAACCTGCCACGCTCGTCATCAACAATGCCACCAGATCAGACACAGCAAAATATCGCTGTGAGGTCACTGCCGCTGATGACCAGAAGTCATTTGATGAGATTGTGATTGACCTTGTTGTAAGAG TGAAGCCGGTGGTGCCAAAATGCAGTGTCCCGAAATCAATGCCTTTTGGGAAgtcagctgagctgagctgcgtggaggaggagggtttcCCCAAGTCTCAATACCAGTGGTTTAAGAACAGGGAGGAGATTCCTGATGACCCAAAGACCAGCCTCAAGTTCTTCAACTCCTCGTACACGCTCAACGCAGAAACAGGAACTCTG AAGTTCAGTGCTGTCAGAAAAGAAGATGCAGGGGAGTATTTCTGCCGAGCGAAGAATGACGCAGGATATGCTGAGTGTCCACCACAGAAGATGgaagtgt ATGATATCAACGTTGTGGGGATCATACTGGGAGTGCTGGTGGTGGTTGTAGTGCTGCTGTTTATAACAGCGGGGATCTGCTGTGCGTACAAGCGAGGCTACTTCTCTACTCACAAACAGACAGGGAACAA TTACAAAGTTCCAGCTAAAGGAGATGGGGTGGACTACGCCAGGACGGAAGATGAG GGAGATTTCCGGCACAAGTCATCATTTGTTATCTGA